One stretch of Arachis hypogaea cultivar Tifrunner chromosome 20, arahy.Tifrunner.gnm2.J5K5, whole genome shotgun sequence DNA includes these proteins:
- the LOC112786775 gene encoding probable WRKY transcription factor 13, with the protein MFEEQVMIDEIPPPFQFGCLESLNNNNNNKAFLGAIASPPPDLVTSSCLGANNNSWAWGQVTAEDCVMMMRVGNKRGGDVHSHVGLGIAAMKMKMKTTKVRRKVREPRFCFKTMSDVDVLDDGYKWRKYGQKVVKNTQHPRSYYRCTEEKCRVKKRVERLAEDPRMVITTYEGRHVHSPSNDLQASETTSQLTDFLW; encoded by the exons ATGTTTGAAGAGCAGGTGATGATTGATGAGATCCCTCCTCCTTTCCAATTCGGATGCCTTGAATCTttgaacaataataacaataataaagctTTCCTTGGTGCCATAGCTTCTCCACCACCAGATCTCGTCACTTCTTCTTGTTTGGGGGCAAATAATAATTCATG GGCATGGGGTCAGGTAACAGCAGAAGATTGTGTGATGATGATGAGGGTGGGTAACAAAAGAGGAGGAGATGTTCATAGCCATGTAGGGTTAGGGATTGCAGCGATGAAGATGAAAATGAAGACGACCAAAGTGAGAAGGAAGGTGAGGGAGCCTAGGTTTTGCTTCAAGACCATGAGTGATGTCGATGTTCTCGACGACGGTTACAAATGGAGAAAGTACGGCCAGAAAGTCGTCAAGAACACACAACACCCCAG AAGCTACTACCGTTGCACAGAAGAAAAGTGTAGAGTGAAGAAACGAGTGGAGCGCTTAGCTGAGGATCCAAGGATGGTTATAACAACGTATGAAGGAAGACATGTTCATTCTCCCTCCAACGACCTCCAAGCATCCGAAACTACTTCTCAACTCACCGATTTCCTGTGGTAG